In a single window of the Vibrio celticus genome:
- a CDS encoding LysR family transcriptional regulator: MRADDLILFSQVVELGSFSKVAEQNNLTNSVVSKRIARLEEEIGVQLLYRTTRKLTLTEAGKAMLHGAKNVKQAAQEAMDAVSGFGENVSGHIKMSVPTISGDLILADAVAEFCNMHPGLTVDMSLNNRFVDLVEDGLDLVIRTGYLEDSSLIARHILDSQWVVCASPSYIAKNGKPMLPKDLVQHNCLQYAYQTTGASEWQFLHSKDGCTDNDKYIVRVSGSFSTDNATALRKAALGGHGVAYVPRCLVYHDIRNGQLVDIFPDLVGKKLGIYAVYPFTRQPPNKIKLLIEHIRTRYLTISHYF, translated from the coding sequence ATGCGAGCAGACGATTTGATCCTGTTTTCACAGGTGGTAGAACTGGGCAGTTTCAGTAAAGTGGCAGAGCAAAATAACCTTACAAATTCGGTAGTTAGTAAAAGAATTGCGCGTTTAGAGGAAGAGATCGGCGTGCAATTATTATATCGAACCACGCGTAAATTGACCCTGACTGAGGCGGGTAAGGCAATGTTACACGGGGCCAAAAATGTGAAGCAGGCAGCTCAAGAGGCTATGGATGCAGTTTCAGGCTTTGGTGAAAATGTCAGTGGTCATATCAAAATGTCAGTGCCTACTATCTCCGGAGATTTGATTCTCGCAGACGCGGTGGCTGAGTTTTGTAATATGCACCCAGGTTTAACGGTCGATATGTCTCTGAACAATCGCTTTGTCGACTTGGTTGAGGATGGTCTCGACTTGGTGATTCGAACCGGCTACTTGGAAGATTCAAGCCTCATTGCTCGTCATATATTGGATTCACAATGGGTGGTGTGCGCTTCGCCGTCTTATATCGCTAAGAACGGTAAGCCGATGCTACCTAAAGACTTAGTGCAACATAACTGTCTGCAATACGCGTATCAAACAACGGGTGCCAGTGAATGGCAGTTCCTGCATAGTAAAGACGGATGTACTGACAACGACAAATACATAGTGCGTGTCTCAGGTTCATTTTCTACCGATAACGCCACGGCACTTCGTAAAGCTGCGTTGGGCGGCCATGGTGTGGCGTACGTGCCACGTTGTCTGGTGTATCACGATATTCGCAACGGCCAGCTGGTGGACATCTTCCCTGATTTAGTCGGTAAAAAGCTGGGTATTTATGCGGTGTACCCCTTTACGCGCCAGCCACCGAACAAGATTAAGTTATTGATTGAACACATCAGAACCCGTTACCTGACGATTTCACATTATTTTTAA
- a CDS encoding carbohydrate porin yields MQKFKLLPITVAVAASLASISSFAADTDIEALEKRIQELESRVVDIDYVNDQQPAVLTPDTKVPEGIVFSGYARYGAHYSDGDNRYVEVGSSGRSLGRLGNEANGGEFQLGKIFQADSGAKWDLVLMLDDWNNDQWGSSGGVNLKKMYAGVTNFVESQPELYAWAGRDFHQRPQQGLNDYFWMTHDGQGAGFNNLNLGGIKLNMGFVGAVDSEDGALGNDSGRYGITSKLHGINAGIGNLDLYANYGFASEEADTIGNKVSDENAWQIGATLGLGDSNKLVAKYADGADNSVFDLAGDKQVIYVSLEGNYATSDQFIIDYLISYKDISGDDATEQSEYAGIVRPQYQWDDTHSTWLEAGYAMEDRDDGSEKNGWKVTLSQNVSLGGLPWSRPMLRFYTTVGDVETKGTTKTVTADTLAFGAMFEAWW; encoded by the coding sequence ATGCAAAAATTTAAGCTTTTGCCAATAACAGTCGCAGTGGCGGCGTCGCTTGCTTCAATCTCTTCTTTTGCTGCTGATACTGATATCGAAGCATTAGAAAAACGAATTCAAGAGTTAGAATCTAGGGTTGTGGATATTGATTATGTCAACGATCAACAGCCAGCTGTCTTGACTCCAGACACGAAAGTGCCAGAAGGGATTGTATTCTCTGGTTACGCTCGTTACGGTGCACATTACTCGGATGGAGACAACCGCTATGTTGAAGTTGGTAGCTCAGGTCGCTCTCTCGGTCGTTTGGGTAACGAAGCAAACGGCGGTGAGTTTCAATTAGGAAAAATTTTCCAAGCAGATAGCGGTGCGAAGTGGGATTTAGTGCTCATGCTTGATGATTGGAACAACGATCAGTGGGGTTCTTCTGGCGGCGTAAACTTGAAGAAAATGTATGCTGGTGTCACTAATTTCGTTGAGAGCCAACCTGAACTATACGCATGGGCTGGTCGTGATTTCCATCAACGTCCACAACAAGGTTTGAACGATTACTTCTGGATGACACATGATGGTCAAGGTGCGGGCTTTAACAACTTAAACCTTGGTGGCATTAAGCTAAATATGGGTTTTGTTGGTGCGGTTGATAGCGAAGACGGTGCTCTAGGTAATGATTCAGGCCGTTATGGTATTACGTCGAAACTTCACGGCATCAATGCTGGTATTGGTAACCTAGATTTGTATGCTAACTATGGTTTCGCGTCTGAAGAAGCCGATACTATCGGGAATAAAGTAAGCGATGAAAATGCATGGCAAATCGGTGCAACTCTTGGCTTAGGTGATTCCAACAAGTTAGTTGCTAAATACGCTGACGGTGCTGACAACTCAGTATTTGACTTAGCGGGCGATAAGCAAGTTATCTATGTAAGTTTAGAAGGTAACTACGCAACGAGCGATCAATTCATTATTGATTACCTTATATCGTACAAAGACATCTCTGGTGACGATGCAACAGAGCAGAGCGAATATGCTGGTATCGTTCGCCCACAGTACCAATGGGATGACACGCATTCTACATGGTTAGAAGCGGGCTACGCGATGGAAGATCGTGATGATGGTTCTGAGAAAAACGGTTGGAAAGTAACGTTATCTCAAAACGTATCACTTGGTGGTCTACCTTGGAGTCGTCCAATGCTACGTTTCTACACAACAGTGGGTGATGTGGAGACTAAAGGCACAACTAAAACGGTTACTGCAGATACACTTGCATTCGGTGCAATGTTTGAAGCTTGGTGGTAA
- a CDS encoding methyl-accepting chemotaxis protein, translated as MRLSSIVFRVYLGFFVLIVIMLGSAWLSINSNKDITTRIENITHQATPLMLQSSTLTIRFLDINRSTTPYLSANYVDELEPLKQTFLNNIKQYQQQLSWFEGKGESGSQMEAMLNNITQTGVSTIDKIERALELYVEYLDSKDLGSMEQAQFQSVVGQLNNTLVNQLASADSEQTQKAVEALLVQLSLIASEANEAFSLQTSSEVRGVERRLQSRKERFEQAVVDLDNLDSSLLRRSKQSLSLLVSHAFSANGSVATHKETVKLDESISLQKQEIEQLIDQQLSHFDELSMYAEDTATRLYHESMDSSQQALVMQGVIALTSVLIALLIGLNIAKGIRKPSKLLQSALDQVANKDLSTMVQYQANNEFGSVSTKVNLVISHLTRMIENMRQSSTRLKEASLENQSTSRSLREAMQDQTNQTVMVATAMEQIECSVTEITQAANQTLILVTEAVSSSSDGQKTMDKSVELMGSLERKLAESTATIGQLESESASIGSILDVISGISEQTNLLALNAAIEAARAGEQGRGFSVVADEVRVLAAKTNASTQEIHNKIEQLQTSSKLAVEQINQCVVGMVQCVEQTGEVNHSILTVSDLLNEVEQRSHQIATATTEHQVVASQVTKNISQIHTLAEDNSQRSQVLFSHGQQLETMSQQQFSLTQEFKLAEQSENTV; from the coding sequence ATGAGACTTTCTTCCATCGTGTTTCGAGTATATTTAGGTTTCTTTGTACTCATTGTGATCATGCTGGGCTCTGCATGGTTAAGTATCAATAGCAATAAAGACATAACGACTCGAATCGAAAACATCACACATCAAGCCACTCCACTAATGCTTCAATCATCTACGCTGACGATTCGATTCTTGGACATTAATCGCAGCACCACACCCTACTTGTCCGCTAATTATGTTGATGAACTGGAGCCACTGAAGCAAACCTTCTTAAACAACATCAAGCAATATCAGCAGCAATTGAGCTGGTTCGAAGGCAAGGGTGAGTCTGGTTCACAAATGGAAGCCATGCTCAACAACATCACTCAAACTGGCGTGTCGACGATCGATAAGATAGAGCGGGCATTGGAGCTTTACGTTGAGTATTTGGATAGCAAAGATCTCGGTTCGATGGAGCAGGCGCAATTTCAATCTGTGGTGGGACAGCTTAATAATACCTTGGTGAATCAACTCGCGAGTGCAGATTCGGAGCAGACACAAAAGGCAGTCGAAGCTCTGTTGGTGCAATTGAGTTTGATCGCATCGGAAGCTAACGAAGCGTTTTCACTGCAAACGTCATCGGAAGTACGCGGTGTTGAGCGCCGCCTGCAAAGTCGCAAAGAGCGATTCGAACAAGCGGTAGTAGATTTAGATAACCTAGATTCGTCTTTGCTGCGCCGCAGTAAGCAGTCTTTATCACTGCTCGTTTCACATGCGTTTTCAGCCAATGGTTCAGTAGCTACCCATAAAGAAACCGTCAAGCTCGATGAGTCTATCTCCCTCCAAAAGCAGGAAATTGAACAGCTAATCGATCAGCAGTTAAGTCACTTTGATGAGCTTTCAATGTACGCTGAAGATACTGCGACACGCCTGTATCACGAGTCGATGGACTCTTCACAGCAAGCCCTTGTGATGCAGGGCGTTATTGCACTTACTTCCGTACTTATTGCTCTGTTGATTGGGTTAAATATTGCCAAAGGGATCCGTAAACCAAGCAAGCTGCTGCAAAGTGCACTCGACCAAGTTGCCAATAAAGACTTGAGCACGATGGTGCAATATCAAGCCAATAATGAGTTCGGTTCAGTTAGCACTAAGGTCAACTTAGTGATCAGCCACCTGACTCGAATGATTGAGAACATGCGTCAATCGTCTACACGCTTAAAAGAGGCGTCTTTAGAGAACCAAAGCACTAGTCGTTCACTGCGTGAAGCGATGCAAGACCAGACCAATCAAACGGTGATGGTGGCAACTGCGATGGAGCAAATTGAGTGTTCTGTAACGGAAATAACCCAAGCGGCCAATCAAACTTTAATCCTAGTGACCGAAGCGGTGTCGAGTTCCAGTGATGGCCAGAAGACGATGGATAAAAGCGTCGAGTTGATGGGCAGTTTAGAACGTAAGTTGGCAGAATCAACAGCGACCATTGGCCAGCTCGAAAGCGAAAGTGCCAGCATTGGCTCCATTTTGGATGTGATATCTGGGATCTCCGAACAAACCAATTTGTTGGCATTGAATGCCGCCATTGAAGCCGCTCGAGCGGGAGAACAAGGGCGCGGTTTCTCTGTGGTGGCTGATGAAGTTCGCGTGTTAGCGGCCAAAACCAATGCGTCAACGCAAGAGATACACAATAAGATTGAACAGCTGCAAACCAGTTCTAAATTGGCGGTGGAACAAATCAATCAATGTGTGGTGGGTATGGTTCAATGTGTTGAGCAAACGGGCGAAGTGAATCATTCAATTTTAACGGTGTCTGATCTGCTTAATGAGGTTGAGCAAAGGAGTCATCAAATCGCGACTGCAACCACGGAACACCAAGTGGTTGCTTCTCAAGTCACAAAAAACATCAGTCAGATACACACCTTGGCAGAGGACAACTCTCAACGATCTCAGGTTTTGTTTTCTCATGGTCAACAGCTTGAAACCATGTCGCAGCAGCAATTCTCACTAACTCAAGAGTTTAAGCTCGCCGAGCAATCAGAAAATACGGTTTAG